One region of Chaetodon auriga isolate fChaAug3 chromosome 23 unlocalized genomic scaffold, fChaAug3.hap1 SUPER_23_unloc_1, whole genome shotgun sequence genomic DNA includes:
- the LOC143317618 gene encoding protein NLRC3-like: protein MNRCEDREEGVRPSKTSLCGDDDGQTEAQRPEQQDPPDSAGPGPGPGPGPGPGPGPGPGPSCVSFRSDRSKDLPISFKQQHVSDRQIYGRPASDGPGPGPGPNCVSLKRKRSFGHLNASEDRPSAAERVHQESSEVPSGQSAQQHHTHLDSIFMRLEENIVSFVRNELKKIKTVLSPDDPECLESQGEGEDEDDDAEQRRSSREAFLKITQHFLRRMEEEELAERLQSKHLASVCHLKLKCNLKEKFQCVFEGIAKAGKRTLLNQIYTELFITEGGTGQVNDEHEVRQIETASRKPHGPETTIRQEDIFKPSPGRDEPIRTVMTKGVAGIGKTVLTQKFTLDWAEDKAHQDIQFMFPFTFRELNVLREKKFSLVELVHHFFPETKEAGICRFEEFRVLFILDGLDECRLPLDFHNNEILTDVTKSTSVDVLLTNLIRRNLLPSARLWITTRPAAVNQIPPECVDMVTEVRGFTDEQKEEYFRKRFRDKEQANRIISHIKTSRSLHIMCHIPVFCWITATVLEDVMKTREEGELPKTLTQMYIHFLVVQSKVKNIKYDGGAESDPQWTPETREMIDSLGKLAFEQLQKGNLIFYESDLTECGIDIRAASVYSGVFTQIFKEERGLYQDKVFCFVHLSVQEFLAALHVHLTFIKSGVNLLSEEQRTLKKSKSRRLTPAETHLHQTAVDKALQSPNGHLDLFLRFLLGLSLQTNQTLLRGLLTQTGSGSETNQVTVKYIKKKIGETPSAEQSINLFHCLNELNDRSLVDQIQQSLSSGKLSIDKLSPAQWSALVFILLSSEKHLDVFDLKKFSASEEALLRLLPVVKASNKALLSGCNLSERSCEVLSSVLRSQSSSLRELDLSDNNLQDSGVKLLSAGLESPHCALETLRLSGCNLSERSCEVLSSVLRSQSSSLRELDLSNNNLQDSGVKLLSAGLESPHCALETLRVEPAGVRWLRPGLRKYSCELKLDTNTVNREIKLSDNNRTMTYVKEDQSYPDYPDRFDQCPQLLCGTGLTGRSYWEVECRRRVDVSVSYRRIRRKGDSDECVFGWNDQSWSLCCSHGRYSVCHKKRTMSISSSSSSSSSSSVSDRVGVYVDCPAGTLSFYRVSSDSLIHLHTFNTTFTEPLYPGFGFWFWSGSSVSLCPL from the exons atgaatcggtgtgaggacagagaggagggagtccgtccctctaaaaccagtctgtgtggggacgatgacggccagaccgaagctcagag gccagagcagcaggacccaccagactctgctggacctggacctggacctggacctggacctggacctggacctggacctggacctggacccagctgtgtgtccttcaggagtgaCCGGTCAAAGGATCTCCCcatttcttttaaacagcaacatgtctctgacagaca gatctatgggagaccagcctctgatggacctggacctggacctggacccaactgtgtgtccttgaagaggaAACGGTCATTTGGTCACCTTAATGCCTCTGAAGATCGAccttctgctgcagagag agtccaccaggagagctcagaggttcccagtggtcagtctgcccagcagcatcacactcacctggactccatatttatg cggctggaggagaacattgtctcttttgtgaggaacgagctgaagaagatcaagacggttctgagtccagatgacccagaatgcttagagagtcagggggagggggaggatgaagatgacgatgcagagcagaggaggagcagcagagaggcatttctgaagatcacacagcacttcctgaggagaatggaggaggaggagctggctgagcgtctgcagagca aacatctTGCCTCAGTTTGTCACCTTAAACTTAAATgtaacctgaaggagaagttccagtgtgtgtttgaggggatcgctaaagcaggaaagcggaccctcctgaatcagatctacacagagctcttcatcacagagggagggactggacaggtcaatgatgaacatgaggtcagacagattgaaacagcatccaggaaaccacacggaccagaaaccacaatcagacaagaagacatctttaaaccctcacctggacgagatgaaccaatcagaacagtgatgacaaagggagtggctggcattggaAAGACAGTCTtgacacagaagttcactctggactgggctgaagacaaagcccaccaggacatacagttcatgtttccattcactttcagagagctgaatgtgttgagagagaaaaagttcagcttggtggaacttgttcatcacttctttcctgaaaccaaagaagcaggaatctgcaggtttgaagagttcagggttttgttcatccttgacggtctggatgagtgtcgacttcctctggacttccacaacaatgagatcctgactgatgttacaaagtccacctcagtggatgtgctgctgacaaacctcatcaggaggaacctgcttccctctgctcgcctctggataaccacacgacctgcagcagtcaatcagatccctcctgagtgtgttgacatggtgacagaggtcagagggttcactgatgaacagaaggaggagtacttcaggaagaggttcagagacaaggagcaggccaacagaatcatctcccacatcaagacatcacgaagcctccacatcatgtgccacatcccagtcttctgctggatcactgctacagttctggaggatgtgatgaagaccagagaggaaggagagctgcccaagaccctgactcagatgtacatccacttcctggtggttcagtccaaagtgaagaacatcaagtatgatggaggagctgagtcagatcctcagtggactccagagaccAGGGAGATGATTGactctctgggaaaactggcttttgagcagctgcagaaaggaaacctgattttctatgaatcagacctgacagagtgtggcatcgatatcagagcagcctcagtgtactcaggagtgttcacacagatcttcaaagaggagagaggactgtaccaggacaaggtgttctgcttcgtccatctgagtgttcaggagtttctggctgctcttcatgtccatctgaccttcatcaagtctggagtcaatctgctgtcagaagaacaaagaaccTTGAAGAAATCTAAATCCAGAAGActcacacctgcagagacacatctccaccagactgctgtggacaaggccttacagagtccaaatggacacctggacttgttcctccgattcctcctgggtctttccctgcagaccaatcagactctcctacgaggcctgctgacacagacaggaagtggttcagaaaccaatcaggtaacagtcaagtacatcaagaagaagattggaGAGACGCCTTCTGCAGagcaaagcatcaatctgttccactgtctgaatgaactgaatgatcgttctctggtggatcagatccaacagtccttgagttcaggaaaaCTCTCCATagataaactgtctcctgctcagtggtcagctctggtcttcatcttactgtcatcagaaaaacatctggatgtgtttgacctgaagaaattctctgcttcagaggaggctcttctgaggctgctgccagtggtcaaagcctccaacaaagctct actgagtggctgtaacctctcagagagaagctgtgaagttctgtcctcagtcctcagatctcagtcctccagtctgagagagctggacctgagtgacaacaacctgcaggattcaggagtgaagctgctgtctgctggactggagagtccacactgtgcactggaaactctcag actgagtggctgtaacctctcagagagaagctgtgaagttctgtcctcagtcctcagatctcagtcctccagtctcagagagctggacctgagtaacaacaacctgcaggattcaggagtgaagctgctgtctgctggactggagagtccacactgtgcactggaaactctcag ggtggagcctgctggagtccgatggttgagaccaggtctgaggaagt attcctgtgaactcaaactggacacaaacacagtgaacagggagatcaaactgtctgacaacaacaggacgatgacgtaTGTGAAGGAGGATCAATCATATCCTGATtatccagacaggtttgaccagtgtcctcagctgctgtgtggaactggtctgactggtcgcagttactgggaggtcgagtgtaGAAGAAGAGttgatgtatcagtgagttacagaagaatcagaaggaaaggagacagtgatgagtgtgtgtttggatggaatgatcagtcctggagtctgtgctgctctcatggtcgttactctgtctgtcacaagaAGAGAACaatgtccatctcctcctcctcctcctcctcctcctcctcctctgtctctgacagagtaggagtgtatgtggactgtcctgctggcactctgtccttctacagagtctcctctgactcactgatccacctccacaccttcaacaccacattcactgaacctctttatcctggctttgggttctggttctggtctggttcctcagtgtctctgtgtcctctgtag
- the LOC143317624 gene encoding NLR family CARD domain-containing protein 3-like, with amino-acid sequence MVLSPDDPECLESQGEDEDDDAEQRRSSREAFLKITLHFLRRMKEEELAERLQSKHLASVCPRQLKVNLKKKFHCVFEGIATAGKQTLLNQIYTELFITEGGTGQVNDEHEVRQIETASRKPHGPETTIRCEDIFKPPGQDEPIRTVMTKGVAGIGKTVLTQKFTLDWAEDKAHQDIQFMFPFTFRELNVLREKKFSLVELVHHFFPETKEAGICRFEEFRVLFILDGLDECRLPLDFHNDEILTDATKSTSVDVLLTNLIRRKLLPTARLWITTRPAAANQIPPECVDMVTEVRGFTDEQKEEYFRKRFRDKEQANRIISHIKTSRSLHIMCHIPVFCWITATVLEDVMKTREEGELPKTLTQMYIHFLVVQSKGKNIKYDGGAESDSQWTPESRKMIKSLGKLAFEQLQKGNLIFYESDLTECGIDIRAASVYSGVFTQIFKEERGLYQDKVFCFVHLSVQEFLAALHVHLTFIKSRVNLLSEEQANSWWSKVFRDRQHELKQLHQSAVDKALQSPNGHLDLFLRFLLGLSMKTNQTLLRGLLTQTGSGSKTNQVTVKYIKKKIEETPSAERSINLFHCLNELNDRSLVDQIQQSLSSGSLSTDELSPAQWSALVFILLSSDKDLDVFDLKKFSASEEALLRLLPVVKASNKILLSGCNLSERSCEVLSSVLRSQSSILRELDLSNNNLQDSGVKLLSAGLESPHCALETLRLSGCNLSERSCEVVSSVLRSQASSLRELDLSNNNLQDSGVKLLSAGLESPHCALETLRLSGCLITEEGCASLASALRSNPSHLRELDLSYNHPGDSGVKLLSAGLEDPHCRLDTLRMQPAGVRWLRPGLRKYSCELKLDTNTVNRRIKLSDNNRTMTYVMEDQSYPDHPDRFDRWPQLLCGTGLTGRCYWEVEWRGEVYVSVSYRRIRRKGNSDECLFGWNDQSWRLFCSDGNYSVCHKKRTMSISSSSSSSSSSSSSVSHRVGVYVDCPAGTLSFYRVSSDSLIHLHTFNTTFTEPLYPGFWFCSGSSVSLCPL; translated from the exons atggttctgagtccagatgacccagaatgtttagagagtcagggggaggatgaggatgatgatgcagagcagaggaggagcagcagagaggcatttctgaagatcacgctgcacttcctgaggagaatgaaggaggaggagctggctgagcgtctgcagagca aacatctTGCCTCAGTGTGTCCCCGTCAACTGAAAGTTAACCTGAAGAAGAAGTTCCattgtgtgtttgaggggatcgctacAGCAGGAAAGCagaccctcctgaatcagatctacacagagctcttcatcacagagggagggactggacaggtcaatgatgaacatgaggtcagacagattgaaacagcatccaggaaaccacacggaccagaaaccacaatcagatgtgaagacatctttaaaccacctggacaagatgaaccaatcagaacagtgatgacaaagggagtggctggcattgggaagacggtcttaacacagaagttcactctggactgggctgaagacaaagcccaccaggacatacagttcatgtttccattcactttcagagagctgaatgtgctgagagagaaaaagttcagcttggtggaacttgttcatcacttctttcctgaaaccaaagaagcaggaatctgcaggtttgaagagttcagggttttgttcatccttgatggtctggatgagtgtcgacttcctctggacttccacaacgatgagatcctgactgatgctacaaagtccacctcagtggatgtgctgctgacaaacctcatcaggaggaaactgcttccCACTGCTCGtctctggataaccacacgacctgcagcagccaatcagatccctcctgagtgtgttgacatggtgacagaggtcagagggttcactgatgaacagaaggaggagtacttcaggaagaggttcagagacaaggagcaggccaacagaatcatctcccacatcaagacatcacgaagcctccacatcatgtgccacatcccggtcttctgctggatcactgctacagttctggaggatgtgatgaagaccagagaggaaggagagctgcccaagaccctgactcagatgtacatccacttcctggtggttcagtccaaagggaagaacatcaagtatgatggaggagctgagtcagattctcagtggactccagagagcaggaagatgattaagtctctgggaaaactggcttttgagcagctgcagaaaggaaacctgatcttctatgaatcagacctgacagagtgtggcatcgatatcagagcagcctcagtgtactcaggagtgttcacacagatcttcaaagaggagagaggactgtaccaggacaaggtgttctgcttcgtccatctgagtgttcaggagtttctggctgctcttcatgtccatctgaccttcatcaaatctcgagtcaatctgctgtcagaagaacaagcAAACTCCTGGTGGTCTAAAGTCTttagagacagacaacatgaaCTAAAACAGCTGcaccagagtgctgtggacaaggccttacaaagtccaaatggacacctggacttgttcctccgattcctcctgggtctttccatgaagaccaatcagactctcctacgaggcctgctgacacagacaggaagtggctcaaaaaccaatcaggtaacagtcaagtacatcaagaagaagattgaagagacaccttctgcagagcgaagcatcaatctgttccactgtctgaatgaactgaatgatcgttctctggtggatcagatccaacagtccttgagttcaggaagtctctccacagatgaactgtcccctgctcagtggtcagctctggtcttcatcttactgtcatcagacaaagatctggacgtgtttgacctgaagaaattctctgcttcagaggaggctcttctgaggctgctgccagtagtcaaagcctccaacaaaaTTCT actgagtggctgtaatctctcagagagaagctgtgaagttctgtcctcagtcctcagatcccagtcctccattctgagagagctggacctgagtaacaacaacctgcaggattcaggagtgaagctgctgtctgctggactggagagtccacactgtgcactggaaactctcag actgagtggctgtaacctctcagagagaagctgtgaggttgtgtcctcagtcctcagatctcaggcctccagtctgagagagctggacctgagtaacaacaacctgcaggattcaggagtgaagctgctgtctgctggactggagagtccacactgtgcactggaaactctcag gctgtcaggctgtctgatcacagaggaaggctgtgcttctctggcctcagctctgagatccaacccctcccatctgagagagctggacctgagctacaatcatccaggagactcaggagtgaagctgctgtctgctggactggaggatcctcactgcagactggacactctcag gatgcagcctgctggagtccgatggttgagaccaggtctgaggaagt attcctgtgaactcaaactggacacaaacacagtgaacagaaggatcaaactgtctgacaacaacaggacgatgacgtatgtgatggaggatcagtcatatcctgatcatccagacaggtttgaccggtggcctcagctgctgtgtggaactggtctgactggtcgctgttactgggaggtcgagtggagaggagaggtttatgtatcagtgagttacagaagaatcagaaggaaaggaaacagtgatgagtgtttgtttggatggaatgatcagtcctggagactcttctgctctgatggtaattactctgtctgtcacaagaAGAGAACaatgtccatctcctcctcctcctcctcctcctcctcctcctcctcctctgtctctcacagagtaggagtgtatgtggactgtcctgctggcactctgtccttctacagagtctcctctgactcactgatccacctccacaccttcaacaccacattcactgaacctctttatcctggttTTTGGTTCTGttctggttcctcagtgtctctgtgtcctctgtag